Proteins encoded together in one Heliomicrobium undosum window:
- a CDS encoding MBL fold metallo-hydrolase: protein MRYTTIASGSSGNCAFVEGKQTRLLVDAGLTGKQVEKGLAAVGVDPRTIDAIVVTHEHIDHIRGVGVLARRYKLPVYASEGCWQGMENAIGDVPEAQVRVIDPNKKVTLNSLEIEAFATPHDAREPIGMTIDDGDSRLGIATDIGYVTRGMGRRLIDCQGLIFEANHDPKMLQTGPYPAYLKRRIASDKGHLSNPDAGEALVKLCEGGVRQVLLSHLSNENNRPDLAVHTVASILAENEHTVDLIGDYAPPAVVGLEGVMAVAEQRALRWPEAGAESRSGGRAERVRLSVAPRYEPHPLEEI, encoded by the coding sequence ATGCGGTATACGACCATTGCTAGCGGCTCCAGTGGCAACTGCGCCTTTGTGGAAGGCAAGCAGACGCGGCTGCTGGTGGACGCCGGGCTGACGGGCAAGCAGGTGGAAAAGGGATTGGCCGCTGTCGGCGTCGATCCCCGGACGATCGACGCCATCGTGGTCACCCACGAGCATATCGATCACATCCGCGGCGTCGGCGTCCTGGCGCGGCGCTACAAGTTGCCCGTCTATGCCAGCGAAGGCTGCTGGCAGGGCATGGAGAACGCCATCGGCGACGTGCCGGAGGCCCAGGTCCGCGTGATCGACCCGAATAAAAAGGTGACCCTGAACAGCCTGGAGATCGAAGCCTTCGCCACCCCCCATGACGCCCGCGAGCCCATCGGCATGACCATCGATGACGGCGACAGCCGCCTCGGCATCGCCACCGACATCGGTTACGTCACCCGGGGCATGGGCCGCCGCCTCATCGACTGCCAGGGGCTGATCTTTGAAGCCAACCATGATCCGAAGATGCTGCAGACCGGCCCCTATCCGGCCTACTTAAAGCGCCGCATCGCCTCGGACAAGGGCCACTTGTCCAACCCCGACGCCGGCGAGGCCTTGGTCAAGCTCTGCGAGGGCGGCGTCCGGCAGGTCCTCTTGTCCCATTTGAGCAATGAAAACAACCGCCCGGACCTGGCCGTCCATACGGTCGCGTCCATCCTGGCGGAGAATGAACATACCGTCGACCTCATCGGCGACTACGCCCCGCCTGCCGTGGTCGGCCTGGAAGGCGTTATGGCCGTGGCGGAGCAGCGCGCTTTGCGCTGGCCGGAAGCGGGAGCGGAAAGCCGCAGCGGCGGACGGGCCGAACGGGTGCGACTATCCGTAGCCCCCCGGTATGAGCCCCATCCCCTGGAGGAAATCTAG
- a CDS encoding class I SAM-dependent methyltransferase has translation MQRVTETIAVPGGPVLNFTRIGNVDDLISAAQEEDELPFWAELWPSSLGLAAYLWRQVDMQERPVLELGCGLGLSGIVAALKGADVVQTDFIPAALELAGENAAQNGVETERVWADWRRFPAMGDFSLIIGSDILYERTLHSDLETILTNHLAPGGEFIVADPGREWAAQFFDRLDAATWQRDMSIIPVQLDQKDYAIRIHRWQRRQHAVYDHC, from the coding sequence TTGCAGCGGGTCACTGAAACGATCGCCGTACCGGGCGGCCCTGTGCTGAATTTTACCCGGATCGGCAATGTAGACGATCTGATCTCCGCCGCCCAGGAGGAAGATGAACTCCCCTTCTGGGCGGAGCTTTGGCCGTCATCGCTCGGCCTGGCCGCCTACCTCTGGCGGCAGGTGGACATGCAAGAGCGCCCAGTCCTGGAACTGGGCTGCGGCCTCGGCCTCTCGGGCATCGTGGCCGCCTTGAAGGGCGCCGACGTGGTCCAGACGGACTTCATCCCGGCGGCGCTGGAACTGGCCGGGGAAAACGCCGCCCAGAACGGCGTGGAGACCGAGCGGGTTTGGGCCGACTGGCGGCGCTTTCCCGCCATGGGCGATTTTTCGCTGATCATCGGCTCCGACATCCTCTATGAGCGGACACTGCACAGCGATCTAGAGACGATCCTGACGAATCACCTAGCGCCGGGGGGCGAGTTTATCGTCGCCGATCCGGGACGGGAATGGGCGGCTCAGTTTTTTGACCGGCTGGACGCTGCGACATGGCAGCGGGATATGTCGATCATCCCGGTCCAATTGGACCAGAAAGATTACGCCATCCGGATTCACCGGTGGCAACGGAGGCAGCATGCGGTATACGACCATTGCTAG
- the murA gene encoding UDP-N-acetylglucosamine 1-carboxyvinyltransferase, translated as MGKLLIQGGIPLEGRVPISGAKNSTLPVMAACFLAHGETILENIPEITDVDVVMEICREMGGEGEWLERGVIRLNVPDTISCKTSYTLAKKLRASNLLLGSLLGRFGWAEVALPGGDNIGTRPMDLHIKGLSVLGAELKIEHGYIRGGVAGGGKRLKGGKIYLDFPSVGATENIMMAAATAQGQTIIENCAKEPEIVDLANFLNAMGARIRGAGTDVIRVDGVSELRGTRYTVIPDRIEAGTYMIAAAATHGRVIVENVIPTHLHAITSKLREIGVRVEEGDDQIFVDGTGAFRPVDVKTLPYPGFPTDMQSQLMALLSTVNGISMIVENVYENRLRVVDELQRMGAQIKIEGRTAVIDGVARLSSAQVKASDLRAGAALIIAGLMADGETEVSCLHHVLRGYEHLEEKLIGLGARVRRIS; from the coding sequence TTGGGCAAACTGTTGATTCAGGGGGGGATCCCCCTGGAAGGGCGCGTACCCATCAGTGGCGCCAAGAACTCGACTCTGCCCGTCATGGCCGCCTGTTTCCTGGCCCATGGCGAGACGATTTTAGAAAATATCCCGGAAATCACCGATGTGGACGTAGTGATGGAGATCTGCCGCGAAATGGGCGGCGAAGGGGAATGGCTGGAGCGCGGCGTCATCCGCCTCAATGTGCCGGACACCATCTCCTGCAAGACGTCCTATACACTGGCCAAGAAGTTGCGGGCATCAAACCTCTTGCTGGGCTCCCTGTTGGGACGCTTCGGCTGGGCCGAGGTGGCCCTGCCGGGCGGCGACAACATCGGCACCCGGCCCATGGATTTACATATCAAAGGCCTCTCTGTTCTCGGCGCTGAACTGAAGATCGAACACGGCTACATCCGCGGCGGCGTGGCCGGCGGCGGCAAGCGCTTAAAAGGCGGCAAGATTTACCTCGACTTCCCCTCGGTGGGCGCGACGGAAAATATCATGATGGCCGCCGCCACGGCCCAGGGACAGACGATCATCGAGAACTGCGCCAAGGAGCCGGAGATCGTTGACCTGGCCAACTTCCTCAACGCCATGGGCGCCCGCATTCGCGGCGCCGGCACCGACGTGATCCGTGTCGACGGCGTCAGCGAACTCAGAGGCACCCGCTACACCGTCATCCCGGACCGCATCGAGGCGGGCACCTACATGATCGCTGCGGCGGCGACGCACGGTCGGGTGATCGTGGAAAACGTGATCCCCACCCACCTGCACGCCATCACGTCGAAACTGCGCGAGATCGGCGTCCGCGTCGAAGAGGGCGACGACCAAATCTTTGTCGACGGCACCGGCGCGTTCCGGCCCGTCGATGTGAAGACCCTCCCCTATCCCGGCTTTCCGACTGACATGCAATCCCAGTTGATGGCGCTGCTGTCGACGGTCAACGGCATCAGCATGATCGTCGAAAACGTATATGAAAACCGCCTGCGCGTCGTCGATGAGCTGCAGCGCATGGGCGCCCAGATCAAAATCGAAGGCCGGACCGCTGTCATCGACGGCGTGGCGCGGCTTTCCAGCGCCCAGGTGAAGGCCTCGGACCTGCGTGCCGGCGCGGCGCTGATCATCGCCGGGCTGATGGCCGACGGCGAGACGGAGGTCTCCTGCCTCCACCACGTCCTGCGCGGCTATGAGCACCTGGAGGAAAAACTGATCGGCCTCGGCGCGCGGGTGCGGCGGATCTCCTAA
- a CDS encoding gluzincin family metallopeptidase produces the protein MGEWRIDPRLWWVAGFCLLFLLAFAGRAFAATWPVMKAEGFGWYREFNRREAERDTRHWRVLEGEHVTLRYCDEDARLAPLVLRDTERIYPQVTDMVGYQPAVKPLVLLYPDRESFNGVFGWKDQSAMGVYYAGVVRVLSPRVWSHDEADMAGPMAHELAHMVLDYQTGGNIPRWFTEGVAQEAERRLSGFTLSRPKGDWAERLNPFDAMDDGFDNLEDQRLAYRQSLLAVDVLRDAGPETLSRTIDGLAAGESISDAITDATGWDWDTFVQKVYAAAQRENRGRK, from the coding sequence ATGGGGGAATGGAGAATCGACCCGCGCCTGTGGTGGGTCGCCGGGTTTTGTTTGCTTTTTTTGCTCGCCTTTGCCGGCCGTGCCTTTGCCGCCACCTGGCCGGTGATGAAAGCGGAGGGCTTCGGCTGGTATCGCGAGTTCAACCGGCGTGAAGCCGAGCGGGACACGCGGCACTGGCGCGTGCTCGAGGGAGAGCATGTCACCCTCCGCTACTGTGACGAAGACGCCAGGCTGGCCCCTTTGGTGCTCCGGGACACGGAGCGGATCTACCCGCAGGTGACGGACATGGTGGGCTATCAACCTGCCGTGAAACCGCTCGTCTTGCTCTATCCGGACCGGGAAAGCTTCAACGGCGTTTTCGGCTGGAAGGACCAGTCGGCCATGGGCGTCTACTACGCCGGCGTCGTGCGGGTGCTGTCGCCCCGCGTCTGGAGCCATGACGAGGCCGACATGGCCGGTCCCATGGCCCACGAACTGGCGCACATGGTCCTTGACTATCAAACAGGGGGGAACATCCCGCGCTGGTTTACCGAAGGCGTGGCCCAAGAGGCGGAACGCCGCCTCAGCGGTTTCACTCTCTCCCGGCCGAAGGGGGACTGGGCGGAACGGCTCAATCCTTTTGACGCCATGGACGACGGCTTCGACAACCTGGAGGACCAGCGGCTGGCCTACCGGCAGTCGTTGCTGGCCGTCGACGTGCTCCGCGACGCCGGTCCGGAGACGCTGAGCAGGACCATCGACGGGCTGGCTGCGGGGGAATCCATCAGCGATGCCATCACCGATGCGACCGGCTGGGATTGGGACACCTTTGTGCAGAAGGTGTATGCGGCAGCGCAGAGAGAAAACAGGGGGCGCAAATAG
- a CDS encoding tetratricopeptide repeat protein, with protein MASESSLYNKQRRVYAIVALLVIAGLMGSTIVYSLTSLRNAPAPAKDDSAYTESLKETWQADIKGLEEKSTADPKDAAVWLELANTRYNLASLYRTTGDKEASQNTFRRAYEDYQKTLALKPDDINARVDAATAAFYGDLIDDAEKNFKVAIEKDPRHLNARYNYGIFLIQARKDPAAAKAQWQKALDANPPAKEAESLKELIQVADSMTQPAPAPNGQNPATSAAPGNTAAPGVLEAPDLSGIGKKQP; from the coding sequence TTGGCCTCAGAATCTTCCCTCTACAACAAGCAGCGCCGGGTCTACGCGATTGTGGCCCTGCTTGTGATCGCCGGCCTGATGGGCAGCACGATCGTCTATTCCCTCACCTCCCTGCGCAATGCGCCGGCGCCGGCGAAGGACGACAGCGCCTATACGGAGAGCCTTAAAGAGACCTGGCAGGCTGACATCAAGGGACTAGAAGAAAAGTCGACGGCCGATCCGAAAGATGCCGCCGTCTGGCTCGAACTGGCCAACACCCGCTACAACCTGGCCTCCCTCTACCGGACCACAGGGGATAAGGAAGCCTCGCAAAACACCTTCCGCCGCGCCTATGAGGATTATCAAAAGACCCTGGCCTTGAAGCCGGACGATATCAACGCCCGCGTCGACGCGGCCACAGCCGCCTTCTACGGCGACCTGATCGATGACGCCGAAAAGAACTTTAAGGTGGCCATCGAAAAAGACCCGCGCCACCTGAACGCCCGCTACAACTACGGCATCTTCCTCATCCAGGCCCGAAAAGACCCGGCGGCCGCCAAGGCCCAATGGCAGAAGGCCCTGGACGCCAACCCGCCGGCGAAAGAGGCGGAAAGCCTGAAAGAACTGATCCAGGTGGCCGACTCGATGACGCAACCAGCGCCGGCGCCGAACGGACAAAACCCTGCAACCTCTGCTGCGCCGGGTAACACGGCTGCGCCGGGCGTACTGGAAGCGCCCGATCTGAGCGGGATCGGCAAGAAGCAGCCCTAG
- the rarD gene encoding EamA family transporter RarD, translating to MAQTEEKAAQRNMITGVYYALAAYLAWGLLPLYWKSLQGIPGMEILAHRVVWSFVFVMMIIFATGQWENMKSAMAKRENWLTLITGSLLISANWFIYIWAVNNGHMVEASLGYYINPLLNVAAGVLFLQERLNRGQIVAIALAASGVFFLTAQFGQVPWIALTLAVSFTLYGMAKKKVSFEPVVGLAVETAMVTPLAIGYLVYLHAQGTDAFSGGTPLAMALLMGAGVVTAMPLLWFAQGARRIPLSTIGFIQYLSPTMSLLLGIFLYHEPFTPAHAVSFTLIWAALVVYSLSHLKGMREARKEAVG from the coding sequence ATGGCTCAGACAGAAGAAAAAGCGGCGCAACGCAACATGATCACCGGCGTCTACTACGCCCTGGCGGCCTACCTCGCCTGGGGATTGCTCCCCCTCTACTGGAAGTCCCTTCAGGGAATCCCGGGGATGGAGATCCTGGCCCACCGGGTCGTTTGGTCTTTCGTCTTTGTGATGATGATTATTTTTGCAACGGGCCAGTGGGAGAACATGAAGAGCGCGATGGCAAAGCGAGAGAACTGGTTGACCTTGATTACCGGATCGCTGCTGATCAGCGCCAACTGGTTCATCTACATATGGGCCGTGAACAACGGCCATATGGTCGAAGCGAGCCTCGGCTACTACATCAATCCGCTGCTGAACGTGGCCGCCGGCGTCCTCTTTTTGCAGGAGCGGCTGAACCGGGGGCAAATCGTGGCCATCGCCCTCGCCGCGTCCGGTGTGTTCTTTCTCACCGCGCAGTTTGGACAGGTCCCCTGGATCGCGCTCACGCTGGCCGTAAGTTTCACCCTCTACGGCATGGCGAAAAAGAAGGTAAGCTTTGAACCGGTGGTTGGGCTTGCCGTCGAGACGGCCATGGTGACGCCGCTGGCTATCGGCTACCTCGTCTACCTGCATGCCCAGGGGACCGACGCCTTTTCCGGCGGCACACCGCTGGCTATGGCGCTTTTGATGGGCGCCGGTGTGGTCACCGCCATGCCGCTGCTCTGGTTTGCCCAGGGCGCGCGCCGGATCCCTTTGTCCACGATCGGCTTTATCCAGTACCTGTCGCCGACGATGAGCCTACTGCTGGGGATCTTCCTCTATCACGAGCCCTTTACGCCGGCCCATGCCGTCAGCTTCACGCTGATCTGGGCGGCGCTGGTCGTTTACTCGCTGTCACACCTAAAGGGGATGCGAGAAGCGCGAAAAGAGGCGGTGGGGTAG
- the trxB gene encoding thioredoxin-disulfide reductase: protein MIDFPSVQTIAIVGLSDKPGRASRHVAEYLREQGYRIIPVNPTATEILGEKSYPDLASIPADIEIDVVDVFRRSEEVLPIAQEAIARGAKILWLQEGVIHEEAAKLAESAGLTVVIDRCMLKEDQAWRKKDPKDIYDVLIIGAGPAGLTAGLYASRAGLRTAIFEAVMPGGQAATTEIIENYPGFDTPISGPELMMRFMAQAQRFGAELISEQVTKTGLKGHLKRVETAGGLRYARSVIIATGAQPRRLGVKGEAEFHGRGVSYCATCDGAFFRGRKVIVAGGGNSAVEEAMFLTKFATEVTIVHRRDQLRATKVLQERAFQNPKIRFVWDTVIEEIVGGAAVEKALIRNRKTGEAGEIACDGVFVFVGHSPAADFLVDPLDRTEEGYIAVDANLAASIPGVFACGDVRNTVLRQVATAVGDGAVAAISAERYLSGHH, encoded by the coding sequence ATGATCGACTTTCCGTCGGTGCAGACCATCGCCATCGTGGGCTTATCGGACAAACCGGGCCGCGCCAGCCGCCATGTGGCGGAGTACCTGAGAGAACAGGGATACCGGATCATTCCCGTCAACCCGACGGCGACGGAGATCCTCGGGGAAAAGAGCTATCCGGACCTCGCCTCCATCCCGGCCGATATCGAGATCGACGTGGTGGACGTCTTTCGCCGCTCCGAAGAGGTCCTGCCCATCGCCCAGGAGGCCATCGCCCGGGGGGCGAAGATCCTCTGGCTGCAGGAAGGCGTCATCCACGAGGAGGCGGCCAAGCTGGCGGAAAGCGCCGGCCTCACCGTCGTCATAGACCGTTGCATGCTCAAGGAAGACCAGGCCTGGCGGAAAAAAGACCCGAAGGACATCTACGATGTGCTGATCATCGGCGCCGGTCCGGCTGGGCTGACGGCCGGCCTCTATGCGTCCCGGGCGGGATTGCGCACCGCCATCTTTGAAGCTGTCATGCCGGGCGGCCAGGCGGCGACGACGGAAATTATCGAAAACTACCCGGGCTTTGACACGCCCATCTCCGGCCCGGAACTGATGATGCGCTTCATGGCCCAGGCGCAGCGCTTCGGCGCCGAACTGATCTCCGAGCAGGTGACAAAAACCGGTCTGAAGGGTCACCTCAAGCGCGTCGAAACGGCAGGCGGCCTCCGCTACGCCCGCTCTGTCATCATCGCCACCGGCGCCCAGCCGCGCCGCCTCGGCGTCAAAGGCGAAGCGGAGTTTCACGGGCGGGGCGTCTCCTACTGCGCCACCTGTGACGGCGCTTTTTTCCGAGGGCGCAAGGTGATCGTCGCCGGCGGCGGCAACTCGGCCGTCGAGGAGGCCATGTTCCTGACCAAGTTCGCCACCGAGGTCACCATCGTCCATCGCCGCGACCAGTTGCGGGCGACGAAGGTCCTCCAGGAGCGGGCCTTCCAGAACCCGAAAATCCGCTTCGTCTGGGACACGGTGATCGAGGAGATCGTCGGCGGCGCCGCTGTGGAAAAGGCGCTCATCCGCAACCGCAAAACGGGTGAGGCCGGCGAGATCGCCTGTGACGGCGTCTTCGTCTTCGTCGGTCATTCTCCGGCAGCCGATTTCCTGGTCGATCCCCTGGACCGGACGGAAGAGGGCTATATCGCCGTCGACGCCAACCTGGCCGCCAGCATCCCCGGCGTCTTCGCCTGCGGCGACGTGCGCAACACGGTCCTGCGCCAGGTGGCCACCGCTGTCGGCGATGGCGCTGTAGCGGCCATCTCGGCGGAACGGTATCTGTCGGGCCATCATTAA
- a CDS encoding M23 family metallopeptidase, which yields MSKKDFLVDKLAWFQEKWTEFRTKSFGEGTTQGNDSNRLNALRVKLDEIKLEIQSIDLQNWRESKGLVYVAQGAGALLLVGAITAAAFNGTPAPTQPANPSGIVVKANGMVDACRIVIDGRPELVVANREQAEQVVKDTINFFSYGQIGEGVELIDVKVKQQVAYENAEVPPDQVIPSDQAKKMLAEGKGEKIRYVVQKGDTLWSVAVKNGMSWNELRKANAQLVNENKLKIGQEINLTRPVHYLNVVSTYKVVKEEDVPYPTKVERDNNMRPGAVKVKQEGANGKKIATYVISKENNYQFDEELKEEKTLKSPVQRVEVRGDRVMVASRGSSRSAGGSYSGGGGGTLSWPIGGRRITSPFGYRGREFHTGMDIDANTGDPVYSADDGVVTFAGWAGGYGKCILVDHGGITTRYAHLSQLYVGEGQTVSRGANIGAAGSTGRSYGSHLHFEVIDGGVRNPMAYLK from the coding sequence ATGTCCAAGAAGGATTTCTTAGTGGACAAACTCGCCTGGTTCCAGGAAAAATGGACCGAATTCCGCACCAAGTCATTCGGCGAAGGAACGACTCAAGGCAATGACAGCAACAGGCTGAACGCGCTTCGTGTGAAACTAGACGAGATCAAACTGGAGATCCAATCGATCGATCTCCAAAACTGGCGGGAGAGCAAAGGGCTTGTCTACGTGGCCCAGGGAGCCGGGGCGCTCCTGCTGGTCGGCGCCATCACAGCGGCGGCCTTCAACGGAACACCGGCGCCTACGCAACCGGCTAACCCGTCCGGTATCGTGGTCAAGGCCAACGGCATGGTCGACGCCTGCCGGATCGTGATCGACGGACGCCCCGAGTTGGTCGTCGCTAACCGCGAACAGGCCGAACAAGTGGTCAAAGACACGATCAACTTCTTCTCTTACGGACAAATCGGCGAAGGCGTCGAACTGATCGATGTGAAAGTGAAGCAGCAGGTCGCCTACGAGAACGCGGAAGTGCCGCCCGATCAGGTCATTCCCAGCGATCAAGCGAAAAAGATGCTCGCCGAAGGCAAAGGCGAGAAGATCCGCTATGTCGTCCAAAAAGGGGACACCCTCTGGAGCGTGGCCGTCAAAAACGGCATGAGCTGGAACGAACTGCGCAAAGCGAACGCCCAACTGGTCAACGAAAACAAATTAAAAATCGGCCAGGAGATCAACCTCACCCGGCCGGTCCATTACCTCAACGTGGTCAGTACATACAAGGTCGTCAAGGAAGAAGACGTTCCCTATCCGACGAAAGTCGAGCGGGACAACAACATGCGCCCTGGCGCTGTGAAGGTCAAACAGGAAGGCGCCAACGGCAAAAAGATCGCCACCTATGTCATCAGCAAAGAGAACAACTACCAGTTCGATGAGGAACTGAAGGAAGAGAAAACGTTGAAGAGCCCCGTCCAACGGGTTGAGGTTCGCGGCGACCGTGTGATGGTAGCCTCCCGCGGTAGCAGCAGAAGCGCCGGCGGCAGCTACAGCGGCGGCGGCGGCGGAACCCTCTCCTGGCCCATCGGCGGCCGGCGGATCACCTCTCCCTTCGGCTACCGGGGCCGCGAGTTTCACACCGGGATGGACATCGACGCCAATACGGGCGATCCCGTCTATTCTGCCGATGACGGCGTAGTCACCTTCGCCGGTTGGGCCGGCGGCTACGGCAAGTGCATCCTCGTCGACCACGGCGGCATCACCACCCGCTACGCCCACCTCTCCCAACTGTACGTCGGTGAAGGCCAGACCGTCAGCCGGGGTGCCAACATCGGCGCAGCCGGATCGACAGGCCGCTCTTACGGCAGCCACCTGCACTTCGAGGTCATCGACGGCGGGGTGCGCAACCCCATGGCCTACCTGAAGTAA
- a CDS encoding molybdopterin-containing oxidoreductase family protein codes for MRRTALSACPLHCYDLCAFCVQLEGDQIVDITGNAEHPVTKGFVCSRAQGLIERHNSPDRILSPMAREGSQWRRITWEAALDQIARRLVDALEGGGPAAIMHIDGAGSTGALKGLGHRFFNALGGVTRMEGLAVRDRGRAAMRADFGEAASPAWSDLTRSRTIFLWGRNPAATNLHLIPYLQEAREKGATVVTINPVRLAVEGLADEQIAIRPGADVLLALSMAHVILEERRWRGDFVSAHVSGFASYAEAVSHFSPEQTAEEVGLDAETIRRLARLYAKERPASIVLGAGVLRYREGYLAVRAIDALAAITGQLGIAGGGIHLASDRHEIGRSVAGDDDAHRVASPCAQGATRIPARNLAEEVLRRKRAGSPAEPPIEVAVIHSANPVSQMPNMQRAIEAFHAIPFKVAIDFTLTDTSRHADILLPAATSFEESDLFVSAYNDYIHYQPALVPPRGQVWPEHRIWGELSRRMCALQTAQGTGQSPAQQGEGAPGWRSLLCADEAFWASTPDAWLEGILQPFGVSLADWTGGGPRPNPGLQVVPFREGSFSTASGKAELAGEVEFKPLLDRRKVVPVHHGQDRRGEEDFRLIFVHRPGRHNSQLWELDNGDDGADLALHTEDLRELNLRPGDDVVAETERGSMVLSVRADDGVPRRCAVLSSGKPLHDGGGVNLLTDASENSTFHDMNDPGFAVNDTFCQLRKIALAERIR; via the coding sequence ATGAGACGGACCGCCTTATCCGCCTGTCCCTTACACTGTTACGACCTCTGCGCTTTCTGCGTTCAACTGGAGGGCGATCAGATCGTCGACATCACCGGAAACGCCGAACACCCGGTGACGAAGGGTTTTGTCTGCTCCCGCGCACAGGGGCTGATCGAGCGCCACAACAGCCCGGACCGGATCCTCTCGCCCATGGCGCGCGAGGGCAGCCAGTGGCGGCGGATTACCTGGGAAGCGGCGCTGGATCAGATCGCCCGGCGGCTGGTCGATGCGCTCGAAGGCGGCGGACCGGCGGCGATTATGCATATCGACGGCGCCGGTTCCACCGGCGCGCTCAAGGGGCTGGGCCATCGTTTTTTCAACGCCCTCGGCGGCGTCACCCGCATGGAGGGGCTTGCTGTGCGCGACCGGGGACGGGCCGCCATGCGGGCCGATTTCGGTGAGGCGGCCTCACCGGCCTGGAGCGACCTCACCCGATCGAGGACCATCTTCCTCTGGGGACGCAATCCGGCGGCGACCAACCTGCACCTGATCCCTTACCTTCAGGAGGCGCGGGAAAAGGGCGCCACCGTGGTCACCATCAACCCTGTCCGCCTGGCCGTCGAAGGCCTGGCAGACGAGCAGATTGCCATCCGGCCCGGCGCCGATGTCCTGCTGGCCTTGAGCATGGCCCACGTCATCCTGGAAGAGCGGCGCTGGCGCGGCGACTTCGTTTCGGCTCACGTCAGCGGTTTTGCTTCCTACGCCGAGGCCGTGTCCCACTTTTCGCCGGAACAGACGGCGGAGGAGGTCGGCCTTGACGCGGAAACGATCCGCCGACTCGCGCGGTTGTATGCAAAGGAGCGACCAGCGTCGATCGTCCTCGGCGCCGGGGTCTTGCGCTACCGGGAGGGATATCTGGCGGTGCGCGCCATTGACGCCTTGGCCGCCATCACCGGTCAACTGGGCATCGCCGGCGGGGGCATCCACCTGGCCAGCGACCGCCATGAGATCGGGCGCTCTGTCGCAGGAGACGATGACGCGCATCGAGTGGCCTCCCCATGCGCCCAAGGCGCCACCCGAATCCCCGCCCGCAACCTGGCCGAGGAAGTCCTGCGGCGAAAAAGGGCCGGCAGTCCCGCAGAACCGCCCATCGAGGTAGCCGTCATCCACAGCGCCAACCCGGTCAGCCAGATGCCAAATATGCAGCGGGCGATCGAGGCCTTTCACGCCATCCCCTTCAAGGTGGCCATCGATTTTACCCTGACTGATACGAGCCGGCACGCTGACATCCTGCTGCCGGCAGCCACCTCTTTTGAGGAAAGCGATCTCTTTGTCTCTGCCTATAACGATTACATCCACTACCAGCCGGCGCTCGTGCCGCCGCGCGGGCAGGTCTGGCCGGAACACCGCATCTGGGGTGAACTGTCCCGGCGGATGTGCGCCTTACAAACGGCCCAAGGAACGGGCCAATCGCCGGCTCAGCAGGGAGAGGGAGCGCCGGGCTGGCGGAGCTTGCTCTGCGCCGATGAGGCATTCTGGGCGTCAACGCCCGATGCATGGCTGGAGGGGATCCTGCAACCCTTTGGCGTCAGCCTCGCCGATTGGACTGGCGGCGGGCCGCGACCCAATCCAGGGTTACAGGTCGTCCCTTTCCGGGAGGGCTCTTTTTCCACAGCCTCAGGCAAAGCGGAACTGGCCGGAGAGGTTGAATTCAAACCGCTGCTAGACCGGCGCAAGGTGGTGCCTGTTCATCACGGGCAAGACCGGCGGGGTGAGGAGGACTTCCGGCTGATTTTTGTTCATCGTCCCGGACGCCACAACTCCCAGTTGTGGGAACTCGACAACGGCGATGATGGGGCGGACCTGGCTCTGCACACGGAAGACCTCAGGGAATTGAACCTGCGCCCCGGCGATGATGTGGTCGCCGAAACGGAACGGGGAAGCATGGTCCTGTCTGTGCGCGCCGATGACGGCGTGCCCCGCCGTTGCGCCGTCCTTTCCAGCGGAAAGCCCTTACACGACGGCGGAGGCGTCAATCTACTGACTGACGCCTCCGAGAATTCGACTTTTCACGATATGAATGATCCGGGTTTCGCGGTGAACGACACCTTTTGCCAGCTTCGTAAAATCGCTCTAGCCGAAAGAATCCGGTAG